The sequence TTGTTTAATCCATTGAGCGTTTATTGTTATTTGATAATATGATATTAGAAATAAAATTATTATTACTCTTTTCATCATTTGCTCCTATTTAATCAAACACATTTTTCTCACTAATCTGGTTTCTCCTGCTTTCAAAACATAAAAATAAATCCCGCTTGATAGATTGCTGCCTCCGACATTGGCGGAAAACTCCACTTCATAATTTCCAGCGGGTTTTTCTTCGTTCAAAAGAGTTGCGATTTCGTTACCAAGAATATCAAATACTTTAAGAGTTACCCTCACCTGTCCTTCGGACATCCTCTCCCTTGGGGAGAGGACTGAGGTGAGGGCTGGAATAGTAAATTTTATATTTGTACTTGGATTAAAAGGATTAGGGTAGTTTTGTTCCAATTTATTTTCATTGAGATTTATATTGGGACTCATCTCTTTTGAAATTGTAACTTCGAGTTCATTAGAGTAAAAGGCAGTTCCATTGAAATCAGTTTGCCTTAACCGGTATTTATAATTACCAGGCGTAATATTTTTATCATTAAAAAAGTAATATGCTTTTTCTGTTGATGTTCCTTTACCTTTTACAAAACCTATTTCATTCCAGATTAAAGTGGATGGTGAGTTTCCCTTTTTCTCCACATAAAATCCCGAATTATTTATTTCTGTTGATGTCTGCCAATTTATATTAACTTCACCGTTATTAAATTCTGCAATAAAAGAACAAAGTTCAACCGGTATAGGCTGCCAGTACCAGAAAGGTCCTGTACTCATTCTATCAACCGATTTTCTTTGAATTGGAAAGGATGAGTATTCGTCACAACCAACATCTTTATTGTTATCTCTAACTTGTCCGTCAAAATCATCAGTAATAAAAGGATATGAACCAACTGAAGCATTTATTGCCGGACTTATCGAAGTCAATCTCCATAAAAAATCCGGATAGGATGACTGCAATTTGGGATCAATTGAGTCTATTCCAGTAGATGGTTGCATCCCGATCGGACTTCCAAACATAATATTTTTTGTCCAGCTCAGGTTTATAGGTTCTATCCTGGTTATAATAAAAGGATTCTGCTCGTCAAGGTAACTTCTGTAGATAACATTATTAGCAATGATGCAATCTTTTGGAGGTTGAGGAATAAGAGATGGATCCGACAAGTAAGGATTTCCAATATCAAAGTTGAGTTGATTATTTACAAAAGTGTTATGAACTATTTGTACATTCTTTGGTTGAGGAAAACTTCCGGACGAGGGAAAAGTGAAATCACCGCTCAGGAGATAAATTGCCGGTTTCTGTTGTAGCGACTCAAAATAGTTATTGTAAATTTTATGGTCTTCGCTCAAAATAATTATTCCGCCGGAAATATTATGTTGTCCGAAAAAATAATTACTTTCTACTATTGCTCTTTTCCCCCAGCGCAACGAAATAAATCCCGCACATCTGGTAAACACATTGTAATGATAAATATTATCATCAGATTTATTTGAAATGATTTCATCTTCTCCGTTACAATCCTCAAAATAATTATATTCGATAATATTATTATTGCCATAAGGAGAACCCGCTACACCTACCATAATTATATCTGCTCCGTTAACCAGTACCCCACCAATAATATTCGGGGAACGGTAACCAAAGTAATTAGAATCTACTTTATTCCCGAAATCACCTTCGTTTGCATCAATAACCATAAGGTTGCCAAAGTGTCTCTTATTTTTAAAGCAACAGTGATCAATCCTGTTATTGTTACCCCTTAATACTGCCCAGAAATTGTGAATGGAACTATCCGGAGGATTAAAATTATCAATTGCACAATTGGTTAACCTAAGGTGATTTCCGGTAACCCAGATTCCATTAATAGTATCCTTTATGCCTACCTCAATTATTTTGTCATAAGGATTGTCAGGAATTATATATCCATCTGTAAAATATAAACCATCTACTGTTATATACTCGCCGGTAAAAAAGAATTTTGATTGACCTGTAAAGATTGCTCTGCCCGGCGTTTCAGCACGTATAATTATTGGTTTCTGCTCATTCCCCTTTGCTTTAAAATATATTTTCTGATTTATCCAAAAACCGTTGGATAAAATAATTGTATCGCCTGGCTGAACGCTTTTCATTAACAAATGAATATCTGCAGCGGATGATACCCGGTACGTTGAACCTGCTGCTTCTGAAAAAATAATCAATAATAAAAAGAAAATTTTTCTCATAACACATCCCGAAAAAAATTATCTTAACAGAATCATTTTCTTAGTTTGATTAAATCCTGATGAGGTTGTAATTCTGTAGAAATATATTCCGCTTGGAAGTGAAGAACCGGAGAATTCAACTTCATAACTTCCGGCAGTCCCGCCAAGCGGGATTTCTTCGTTAACCAGTGTGGCTACTTCGTTTCCAAGAATATCATATACTTTCAAACTTACAAATCCGAATTTCGAATTCCGAAAACCTATTTTTGTTGTTGGATTGAATGGATTTGGGAAGTTTTGTTCTAATTTAAAATTTTCTACAACCTTAAATTCTTCCTTAGGAACTGCAGTAATTTCTGAAGTTTGCCAAACCAAGCAGGATGGATAATTTTTATTAAAGTAAACATAATTGTTAGCAATCAGAGTATCACCGGGAACATAAAGTGAATCCCCATTATTAAGATTAATATCAAAATGAGGATAAATTGAAGAACTGATTACTATCCTTAATTTATGGCCTGGTTTAATTGTTAATGCAATATTTTGAAGCTGAATTTCGACTGGATAAATTTTGCCGGGGATCATTAGAGAGTCTGAAGAATATGAACTTCTGAAACGCATTCTTCTTATACCTTGCGTTATTATTATCGATCTGTTATCAGGATAAACATCGCATAGCCTCAAAGCAAAGTCGGTATCTTTTCTATTTGATGAAATAAAAAGTTTAAGAATAGCATTACCATTTATTTTTATCTGATGACTTAAAGACTCGGTGGAAAAAATTAATACATCATTCCGGATTTCAATTGAATTGCTTATGTCAATTGGACCGTCAGGCAAATCAGTAATAAAAGGATTAAACCTGGCTCCTCCAATAGCCGGCGAAGGATCTTTTGGATCATAGTAAAATGAATCCGAGCTTATTTCAGAGAATGGTTTGTTAAATGAAAGTAGATTTCCTTCGCAAAGAAATAAAGTATCTGTCGTGGTTGAAATACTATTCCACCCGTTGGTTGAATGCCATTCATCTTCTCCAAGCTGATAATAAATTATTGTGGAATTTTTATCATAACTATTTGATTCATTTCTTAAATAATAATTAAAAAACTGCATTGCAATAGAATCAGGGTACCCGAAAGCATTAGGATACTCAATTTCACCCTGTTGAAGTTTACCAATACCTGAATGAAGCCAGGGACCGATAAGAAATTTATGTTTAAAGAGTACAGTTACATCACTTCTTTCATAAAGATCGTTAAAAGCCCGGATTACTTCATCTGGAAAATGATCAAACCAGCCGCCAATCATAAGAACAGGTATGGAAATTTCCTCTGGATAATCAGAACTTGATTCAATGACGTTCCAATAAAAATCTTTTTTAGGATGTGCAAGAATTTCTTCGGTGGAAAGGAATCCCAGTTTTGCCAGCGATTCTACGTGTTCTTTCCTGTAATCACCACCATAGTAATAGTTATTGTAAGATGTTTTATAATCCTTAACAAGAGGAACAGCGCAAATAAGATGTGGCGGATGATGTCTTGCAGTCTGAAATTGAATTAAACCTAAAGCGGAAGCCCCGTAAGTTCCAATTTTTCCATTACACCATTTTTGATTTGCAATCCATTCAATAGCGTCATAACCATCCAATCCTCTATCATATCCATCAATTTTAGCAAGTATTGATCCGTAAAATCCCCGCCAATCCATTATAACATAATTGTAATTAATACTATCGAAAGGAAAAGTAACTCCGCCGGACTGTGGCAGATGAATATTTGTACGATAAAGATTCTTATTGTAAGGAGTTTGAATAAAAATAACTGGTTTAGCAATATTTGTATCTAAAGAGTAAAGATCGGCAGCAAGTGATTTTTTAAAAGGAAAATTTACGCGCGTGGGAATCGATAACGGTATAAAACTATAAACTTGCTGCGCAATTGAATTACCTTCATAAACTGTAATGGAAAAGAACAATAAAAAAAATATTTTCTTCATTTTTTTTTACTTTAGAATGCACATTTTCTTTGAAATCCTTAGATCATCATAATTTAGAACATAAAAATAAATTCCGCTTGAAAGGTTACTTCCATCAAACTCCACTTCATAATTTCCTGTAGTCCCGCTAAGCGGGATTTCTTCGTTAACAAGCGTGGCTACTTCATTGCCGAGAATGTCATATACTTTCAAACTCACAAATTCAAAATTTGCAATCTGAAATTTGATTTTTGTTGTTGGATTGAATGGATTGGGGAAGTTTTGGCTTAATTGAAAAGTAATTTTGGATGTTTTTTCTTCGTCTCTCAAAATACCACTTATTTTATCTGGTAAATAAATTGTAATTCCATCTCTCGTTAATACAAAAAGAAGATCATCATTAAATAAAATATGTTCAGGTGGAAAATCTAATATGATACCACCTTCAATTAGTTTTGGTTCAGCAGGATTAGTGAAATCGTACTTAAGTATTCTAGAACCGAAATCGTATGATATTAAAGCATATAATATTTTCTTGGCAATATCTAACGAAACGGATTTAATGTTTGCAAACCAGAGTGGCGATATTTCACTAATAAATTGCAAGTTATAAGGTTCAAAGATTTGCGTACCATTAATTTGCACAAGAAATAAAAGAGAATCTAAACATAGCAACTCATTAGGTTCGTTTGAAACTACGTAATCATATTTAAATATTTCGGTAAAATTTTTATTTGAGTATTGGAAAGCATATAGCGGACTATTATCAAATTTGACCCAGATATTATCTCCAGTTATTTTAATTTTTTTATATTCTCCGAAGTATTGAAAATAAAAAGGTTGAATGGATTTTGAATACTCCATTTCAGGTTGATACTTATTTGTTATATCTATTACAAAGACTTCATTTTTATCATTGATTAAAAATATTTTATCTTTTCTAATATCTAAGTCAGAGGCAAGTGGGATATTCAAAGTAGAAATTAATTCGGGCTTATTGGGATTACTTATATCTATTATTTCTAGTCCTTTAATATAATCAGCCAGGTAGGCATAATTTCCTGAAATTACGATATTCCTCGTACAACCATTTAGATCAAGTTCTCCTATTATTTTAGGAACTGAACTATCAGAAACATCTATAATTTTTAATCCATCCCCCATATTAGTTGTATAAATATAATTCCCTTCCTTAATAAAATTAATTGGGTGTCCAATATTAGCACCATATATTGATTCAATTGCAGGATTATTTAGATTGTTGATATTACAAATTTCAATACCGATTGTTGTCCCAATAAATAGGTGTGTTGGATTTAAGTGCGCAGAATAGACATCCCCAGATGTTGATATTTTTTTTATTAAGTTAATTGAACTATCATAAATACTAATATTCTTTTGATACCCATATAAAAAAAAATTTTTATCCTGCCAGAATCCTCTTAACCGGTTGTGAGGATAATAATTTGTTGTAACAAATTTTGGTTTGCGTGGATCTGAACAATCAAATAACATTACTTCGCCAAAATTTTTACCAACAAGAATTCTTTTATTTCCAGATACCAGCCCAGTCAGATCCTGATCAGTTACCGGACTTTGAACTTCTTTTAGGTTATTAAGGTCAGAAGCATCAATTAATATCAAACCGGAATATACTCCAGCATATCTAGTTGATATGTAAATCACTTCATCAACAGCCGCAATTCCACTTATTTCGCTTGATTGTGTAGTCAACTGAAAAGTTTTAATAAGTTCGAAATTCAATTGATTTTTCATTTTAAGCACTTTAATATCTTGATCATAATTCCTGAAATAGAAAAACCTATCATCTATTTCTATCACTAAATTTGGCTTCCAAAAATAATGATCAATGATATCAACATCCGGATTTGATTTTATTGCATAGAATCCTTCGGTTAATATTGAGTCTTTTTCATATAAAATGCAGTTTTCATAAAATTTATTGCCTTCATAAGTATTTTTTTCTTTTCTTCCAAGTTCAACAGGATTTTTTATATCAGATATATCATAAATACCGACACAATAATTACCATTATTCTGCTGGACCAATGTAAATAAAAGGTTATTATGTTTATAGAATTCCTCAATATACATTCCGCTCCCAAAATTGATCTTTAAATTTGAAACTAAAAGGAAAGTATCCTGTGAAAAGAATGAAGTTGGTACTATGAGACAAATGAAAATAGCCTTAAAAAATAATTTCTTCATATTCAGTAAATATATTTATTGTTTTAATTTGTTATTATTTTATCAAACTCATCTTTCCCGAAATTTGATTTCCTCCAACGGTTAAGTTGTAGAAATAAACTCCGCTGGTTACGTCTCTGTCATTATTGTCTGTACCGTCCCATCGTGTTAAGTAATTCCCTCCAGGTAAATTTTCATTCAGCAACTGCTTTACTAATTCACCGTTCAAGTCAAAGATGTTTAGCTTAACATCCTGGTTGCTTAGCTTTGCTGGAATTGTAAATCTGATTATGGTTGTTGAGTTAAATGGATTAGGATAATTATGTGCAAGCAGCATTGTTTCTGGTAATGTTGTGGTGTTGTCATCTTTTTCAATGCCAGTGATTAATTTTAATCCTTCTCCTTTTGAATTGCCTTTTGAATCAGCTAAGTAAACATTTACCCAATCCGGTCGCATTGAAGGGGCAACATCATAAAGAGTCTTCCATTCTTCGTCTGATAGTCTGTAAAAATTCGTTGATAAGTGTTCGTAATAACTCATCACTGGTCCAACAAAAGCAACTGATTGATTATCAGGGGCTTCAGCAATAAATACTCCCAGATTTATTGGACCCGTTCCTGCATGAAGAATCCAGCCAACCATATTTCCAAATTCATCAGTTGGTGCAGTGTGTACGTCGGCAATAACTTTGTCATCTTTTAGCATTCCTAATCCGCCAGTATAGAACAAATCCAAATACCAACCATCAAAAGTTTGTCCACAAATATTGGCGTTATATAACATCCTGCGTAAAAAACTTTTCTCGGCTTCGCTGAATGATTGTTTATTTAATTCCTTTTTAGCGATTGAACTAAGAGTATCCATAATTGCTTCGCATTTTTCAAAATAATAATCTGTATAGACAGGATAATTTTTCAAGAACTCCTTTCCTCTAGCACAAAACTGATTAACTGCATCGTAAAATTCAGGAACCGGCTCTACAAAGCTGAAAGGATAGGAACATATAACCCCGCCTGAATAAGACTGTTTTGCATAAAGAAGGTTATCATGCCGCAGTTGTGCCCACGAGGAAAGCTGAGTGTTCATTTTTTCCTGCCACCATCCGGCAGATTGCATAAACTGTGGTAGATTTGTTCTATCGTTTGGTGGATTTAATTTCCGGATAGAATTCAACCAAAGATTATATAGGCTAACCTCCCAAAAATCATTATCATATCCGTCAATCAAATATCTTAATGCTGCAAGATTTGATGAGTAATGATATTTATCTAATTCAGAAACAAGAAGCTGAGCTGAAGCATCATTTCCCAAAGTATAAAGAACATCAAGCGTAGAAGGAAGCATTCGTTTTATTCGGCTATTATTAAACAAAATTTTATCAAACACTACCTGGGATGTAACATAGGAATCAATAATGAACCTTTGCCCAAACAATAAAAATGAACTGGCAGGAATGATGCTGTCCGGACTATTAAATCCCGTCATAATAATTTGGGAAAGAATCCTTTGAAATGCGTAAGCCTTTGTTTTTAAGGAATCCTGAAATGATTTTAATTTACTTTTATCAAGAAGATCTGACGCGTTTTTTATATCTATCGCTTGAACCAGTGATTTTAAATTTGGTGGGGTTACATTATCAGATTCTCCGACAAAGAATTTAATAACATCATCAAGCTCTTTCCATTGGGAAGTAAGATTACCCAATTCAATTGCTTCATTTACTAATAATGCATCAATTGTTTGCCTCTGAATATCTTCTTCAGTTGGTGCAGGTTCAATTGCCCGTGGAGATAAAAGATAAATTTCAGTTCTGCCCAGCCACATCATTGTCTTAAAATATGTTGCAAGTTTCGGAAAGTTGGAATCTGTGTAGTGTCCTCGCACTTTAAATTGGCTGTAATCCATTATTCTATTCGTCGAAGAGAAAAGAGAATCTTCAATTGGTTTCTCTGCACTAATGTAATTAAATATTTTGTTTATTTCCGGTCGGGTTAAATCAGAGTAATATGGAATTGCAAAATCCCCCATCAGTTTTATGGCAACTGTTAAATAAATATCCAGATCATACAATTTTCTTGTCATCATAGGATTATTAGAATATTTAGTATGGAGGTAAGATTGCTGTTCTTTTAATTTTTTTAAAAATGTATCCAGTTTGGGGATTAAAAAATTTACTTCCACGGTTTTAAGAATCTCATCATATGACATATGTAAAGCATGAAGTATTGCATCCGTTGAGATAAAAACTGGTAAGTCTTTGTGCCATATATCTCCAAAAGCCTCGCCAAAGCTTTTATTTGTTAATCTCTCGGATACCATAAATCCATTCTTTTGTATCAAAGATTTTTCTTGTTCCGTCAGATTGTACTTGAAGCAGATCGAATCGAAGTACACCGCATCCTTTGGTTGAAGTTTTAAATCTCCTTTAAATATTCCGGTAGGATGAAGATTGAGCAATTGACCTGAAGTCATATTCTGATTATTAGACAGAAATTGTTTATAGGAATTCAAATCAAATGGTTCCGTTTGAGCTTGAGCATAGATACACAGCAGAAAGAATAAATTAATATTGCAAAGTAAAATTCGAAATTTCATTTTAATTTCCTCGTTTTTTTTATTTTATCAAACTCATTTTCCGAACAAATCTATTGCCACCAGCTTT is a genomic window of Ignavibacteriales bacterium containing:
- a CDS encoding T9SS type A sorting domain-containing protein, translated to MYIEEFYKHNNLLFTLVQQNNGNYCVGIYDISDIKNPVELGRKEKNTYEGNKFYENCILYEKDSILTEGFYAIKSNPDVDIIDHYFWKPNLVIEIDDRFFYFRNYDQDIKVLKMKNQLNFELIKTFQLTTQSSEISGIAAVDEVIYISTRYAGVYSGLILIDASDLNNLKEVQSPVTDQDLTGLVSGNKRILVGKNFGEVMLFDCSDPRKPKFVTTNYYPHNRLRGFWQDKNFFLYGYQKNISIYDSSINLIKKISTSGDVYSAHLNPTHLFIGTTIGIEICNINNLNNPAIESIYGANIGHPINFIKEGNYIYTTNMGDGLKIIDVSDSSVPKIIGELDLNGCTRNIVISGNYAYLADYIKGLEIIDISNPNKPELISTLNIPLASDLDIRKDKIFLINDKNEVFVIDITNKYQPEMEYSKSIQPFYFQYFGEYKKIKITGDNIWVKFDNSPLYAFQYSNKNFTEIFKYDYVVSNEPNELLCLDSLLFLVQINGTQIFEPYNLQFISEISPLWFANIKSVSLDIAKKILYALISYDFGSRILKYDFTNPAEPKLIEGGIILDFPPEHILFNDDLLFVLTRDGITIYLPDKISGILRDEEKTSKITFQLSQNFPNPFNPTTKIKFQIANFEFVSLKVYDILGNEVATLVNEEIPLSGTTGNYEVEFDGSNLSSGIYFYVLNYDDLRISKKMCILK
- a CDS encoding DUF3160 domain-containing protein → MKFRILLCNINLFFLLCIYAQAQTEPFDLNSYKQFLSNNQNMTSGQLLNLHPTGIFKGDLKLQPKDAVYFDSICFKYNLTEQEKSLIQKNGFMVSERLTNKSFGEAFGDIWHKDLPVFISTDAILHALHMSYDEILKTVEVNFLIPKLDTFLKKLKEQQSYLHTKYSNNPMMTRKLYDLDIYLTVAIKLMGDFAIPYYSDLTRPEINKIFNYISAEKPIEDSLFSSTNRIMDYSQFKVRGHYTDSNFPKLATYFKTMMWLGRTEIYLLSPRAIEPAPTEEDIQRQTIDALLVNEAIELGNLTSQWKELDDVIKFFVGESDNVTPPNLKSLVQAIDIKNASDLLDKSKLKSFQDSLKTKAYAFQRILSQIIMTGFNSPDSIIPASSFLLFGQRFIIDSYVTSQVVFDKILFNNSRIKRMLPSTLDVLYTLGNDASAQLLVSELDKYHYSSNLAALRYLIDGYDNDFWEVSLYNLWLNSIRKLNPPNDRTNLPQFMQSAGWWQEKMNTQLSSWAQLRHDNLLYAKQSYSGGVICSYPFSFVEPVPEFYDAVNQFCARGKEFLKNYPVYTDYYFEKCEAIMDTLSSIAKKELNKQSFSEAEKSFLRRMLYNANICGQTFDGWYLDLFYTGGLGMLKDDKVIADVHTAPTDEFGNMVGWILHAGTGPINLGVFIAEAPDNQSVAFVGPVMSYYEHLSTNFYRLSDEEWKTLYDVAPSMRPDWVNVYLADSKGNSKGEGLKLITGIEKDDNTTTLPETMLLAHNYPNPFNSTTIIRFTIPAKLSNQDVKLNIFDLNGELVKQLLNENLPGGNYLTRWDGTDNNDRDVTSGVYFYNLTVGGNQISGKMSLIK
- a CDS encoding CocE/NonD family hydrolase: MKKIFFLLFFSITVYEGNSIAQQVYSFIPLSIPTRVNFPFKKSLAADLYSLDTNIAKPVIFIQTPYNKNLYRTNIHLPQSGGVTFPFDSINYNYVIMDWRGFYGSILAKIDGYDRGLDGYDAIEWIANQKWCNGKIGTYGASALGLIQFQTARHHPPHLICAVPLVKDYKTSYNNYYYGGDYRKEHVESLAKLGFLSTEEILAHPKKDFYWNVIESSSDYPEEISIPVLMIGGWFDHFPDEVIRAFNDLYERSDVTVLFKHKFLIGPWLHSGIGKLQQGEIEYPNAFGYPDSIAMQFFNYYLRNESNSYDKNSTIIYYQLGEDEWHSTNGWNSISTTTDTLFLCEGNLLSFNKPFSEISSDSFYYDPKDPSPAIGGARFNPFITDLPDGPIDISNSIEIRNDVLIFSTESLSHQIKINGNAILKLFISSNRKDTDFALRLCDVYPDNRSIIITQGIRRMRFRSSYSSDSLMIPGKIYPVEIQLQNIALTIKPGHKLRIVISSSIYPHFDINLNNGDSLYVPGDTLIANNYVYFNKNYPSCLVWQTSEITAVPKEEFKVVENFKLEQNFPNPFNPTTKIGFRNSKFGFVSLKVYDILGNEVATLVNEEIPLGGTAGSYEVEFSGSSLPSGIYFYRITTSSGFNQTKKMILLR